A stretch of Gammaproteobacteria bacterium DNA encodes these proteins:
- a CDS encoding Rho termination factor N-terminal domain-containing protein has protein sequence MNSKTLKELRALAKTSGIKGYSRMAKDDLLTALDRRQSETTDRRTAPRAPTKAKRRTSTPIKAAAPAPAWEEPARDLKPIDTHFANVEERVEGAKYAYRPHNSVSAAGAPVDIGEHIDPLPPLPTPMLCLLPQKPGILHAYWVLPVELERRNDMTLRLCRVTEQSVEVLDEIKITAQQGSYYFHVPEALGSHETLLQVGYYRDGQFVGVLSRASIRLSSRHASMYTDRRWWISEDDFRRVYLHSGGSTGPTRRHSWSGLGSSANLLASSEQAPLMSSASTGHSDLTNRANESTPPPRSRERDGEKGSE, from the coding sequence ATGAACTCCAAAACCCTCAAAGAACTGCGCGCACTGGCAAAGACATCAGGCATCAAAGGATATTCGCGCATGGCCAAGGACGATCTGCTGACCGCGCTCGACCGACGCCAGTCGGAGACGACTGACCGGCGAACCGCACCCCGCGCGCCGACTAAGGCGAAACGGCGTACGTCGACACCTATTAAAGCGGCGGCGCCGGCACCGGCGTGGGAAGAACCTGCGCGCGATTTGAAACCTATCGATACGCATTTCGCCAACGTAGAAGAACGCGTCGAAGGCGCGAAATACGCGTACCGACCGCATAACAGCGTCAGTGCCGCCGGCGCGCCGGTCGATATCGGCGAGCACATCGATCCGCTGCCGCCATTGCCGACACCGATGTTGTGCTTGCTACCGCAGAAGCCCGGTATCTTGCACGCCTACTGGGTGCTGCCGGTGGAGCTAGAACGGCGCAATGACATGACGCTGCGGTTGTGCCGCGTGACTGAACAGTCGGTCGAAGTCCTAGACGAAATTAAAATCACGGCGCAACAAGGTTCTTATTATTTTCATGTGCCGGAGGCGCTCGGTAGTCACGAGACGCTGCTGCAGGTCGGCTACTACCGCGACGGTCAGTTCGTCGGCGTCTTGAGCCGCGCGAGCATCCGGCTGTCGAGCCGGCACGCGTCGATGTACACCGACCGGCGCTGGTGGATCAGCGAAGACGATTTTCGCCGGGTCTATCTGCACAGCGGCGGCTCGACGGGTCCGACGCGTCGTCATAGTTGGTCCGGCTTAGGTAGCAGCGCCAACTTGCTGGCGTCGTCCGAACAAGCACCGCTCATGTCATCCGCCAGCACCGGTCATTCGGACCTTACGAATCGTGCTAATGAATCCACTCCGCCGCCCCGTTCGCGCGAAAGAGATGGCGAGAAAGGATCGGAGTGA
- a CDS encoding DUF1957 domain-containing protein, protein MNPKGYLALVLHAHLPFVRHPEHERFLEEDWFYEALTETYLPLLDVFDGLARGGIHFRVTMSLTPTLLSMMTDPLLQQRYVRYLDERLLALEGERQRTASDPYLHPVVLFYSHRYERLRQRFVEHDKLDVTQAFRRLMEAGHLEIITCGATHGYFPLLAANEESLYAQLSMAVRTHTRILGRRPRGIWLPECGYTPGVDRLLKEFGIDFFIVDSHGVLNADPRPTYGVHRPIRTPAGPAAFARDHDSSKQVWAAEEGYPGDPTYRDFYRDAGFDVHQPHIQALHHAGIPTFTGLKYHRITGKTDGKEPYHPGWARERAATHAGHFMHNRQLQIQWLTSFFDRPPIIVAPYDAELFGHWWFEGPDWIDFLLRKIAFDQNDVKTILPSEYIDRFGDLQPAEPPECSWGAGGFHEVWLNGANDWMYPHVHAASDRMSGLVRRFQNADGHLRWALDQAARELLLAQASDWGFIMKTGTSVDYAVRRFKTHIHRFDRLATMVETDRYDEPYLRSVAERDTLFPDIDYRVFQTRPCL, encoded by the coding sequence TTGAACCCCAAAGGTTATCTCGCTCTCGTCCTGCACGCGCACCTGCCGTTCGTACGGCATCCGGAGCACGAGCGCTTTTTGGAAGAAGACTGGTTCTACGAAGCGCTGACCGAAACCTATTTGCCGTTGCTCGATGTGTTCGACGGCCTGGCCCGCGGCGGCATCCATTTTCGCGTAACGATGTCGCTCACGCCGACGTTGTTATCGATGATGACCGACCCGTTGCTACAGCAACGTTACGTACGTTATCTTGACGAGCGTTTACTGGCGCTCGAAGGCGAGCGTCAACGTACTGCCAGCGATCCTTATCTGCATCCGGTCGTGCTGTTCTACTCGCACCGTTACGAGCGACTGCGGCAACGCTTCGTTGAGCACGACAAGCTCGACGTCACGCAAGCGTTTCGCCGGCTAATGGAAGCGGGCCATCTCGAAATCATCACTTGCGGCGCTACGCACGGTTACTTCCCGCTGCTCGCCGCCAACGAAGAAAGTTTGTACGCGCAATTATCGATGGCCGTGCGCACACATACACGCATCCTCGGCCGCCGCCCGCGCGGCATCTGGTTGCCGGAATGCGGCTACACGCCAGGTGTCGATCGTTTGCTGAAAGAATTCGGCATCGATTTCTTTATCGTCGATTCACATGGCGTGCTCAACGCCGATCCACGCCCGACGTACGGTGTACACCGCCCGATTCGCACGCCGGCCGGCCCAGCCGCGTTCGCTCGCGATCACGATTCGTCGAAGCAGGTGTGGGCCGCCGAGGAAGGTTACCCGGGCGATCCGACGTATCGCGACTTCTACCGCGATGCCGGCTTCGACGTGCATCAGCCGCACATTCAAGCATTGCATCATGCCGGTATTCCGACCTTCACCGGTCTCAAGTATCACCGTATCACCGGCAAGACCGACGGCAAGGAACCGTATCATCCCGGCTGGGCGCGCGAGCGTGCGGCGACGCACGCCGGCCACTTCATGCACAACCGACAATTGCAGATCCAGTGGTTGACGTCGTTCTTCGATCGCCCGCCGATCATCGTCGCGCCGTACGATGCCGAGCTGTTCGGCCACTGGTGGTTCGAAGGTCCGGACTGGATCGACTTTCTATTGCGCAAGATCGCATTTGATCAAAATGATGTAAAAACCATTTTGCCGTCGGAATACATCGACCGCTTCGGCGATCTGCAACCGGCGGAACCGCCCGAATGCAGCTGGGGTGCCGGTGGTTTTCACGAGGTATGGCTGAACGGTGCCAACGATTGGATGTATCCGCACGTGCACGCGGCGTCCGATCGCATGAGCGGTTTGGTACGGCGCTTTCAAAACGCCGACGGTCATTTACGCTGGGCGTTGGATCAAGCGGCGCGTGAGTTGTTGCTGGCGCAGGCGAGTGACTGGGGATTCATTATGAAGACCGGCACTAGTGTGGATTATGCGGTGCGACGGTTTAAGACACATATCCATCGCTTCGATCGTCTGGCGACGATGGTTGAGACCGATCGTTACGATGAGCCGTATCTACGGTCGGTGGCGGAGCGCGATACGTTGTTTCCGGATATCGATTATCGGGTTTTTCAGACGCGGCCG